CCGGGCCCGTTGGGCGTGACGATGCGCGTCTTTTCCATGAAGGTGGCGGCGTCGATCACCGACACGTAGTTCTCGCCGCGCACAGTCACCCACACCTCCTTGCCGTCCGGCGTATAGAAGGCCTCGTGCGGCGAGCGGCCGACGTAGGTGGTGTGCTTGACCGCGTTGGTCGCGGTGTCGATGAAGCTCACGGAGTTCGACCCGATCGACACGACCGCGAGCGTGCGGTGGTCCGGCGAGAAGCCCATGCCGTGCACCAGCACCTGGCCCCTGTAGAGCGGACTGAAGTTGCCGGGTGACGGATCGCCCAGGCGGATCACGCCCAGCAGCTTGTTGTCGACCGGGTCGGTCACGGAGACGGTGTTGGAGAACTGCTCGGCGGTGTAAACGCGGTCGCGGTGACTCATCGGAATGTCGGCGTCGGAGGCCGCGACCGGGGCCTGGCCGGCCTGCGCGCCAACGGCGATGGCGGCCAGCGCGGTGGCGGCGAGGAGTTGGGAAAGGCTGTGCTTTTTCATGTTGTCGTGCTGGGATGGTTGTGCGTGTGCGGGAGAAGGGGCTACAGCCGCCCGACCTGCGTGGGCGCGGGTGCGGAAGGCGGCAAGGGCTGGTCGAGCGCCAGGCGCATCGCGGCAATCTCCTGCTGCTGCTCGACGATGATTTCCTGCGCGATGCGGCGCAGCTGCTCGTTGCGGCCATGGCGCAACTCGGCCAACGCCATGTCGATCGCGCCCTGGTGATGGGCGATCATCATTTCGGCGAAGTCGCGGTCGACGCTGCCGGATGGCGCGACGCTCATTCCGGCCATCATCCTTGCCATGGCGGCGTCGTTCTCCGCGGCGAAGCCCGCCTCCGCCGGCGCGCGGCTGGTGCAGATGTCCATGAGGCTCGCCATCAGCGCGTTGGCGCGTGCCGCGCCGGCCGGCATCTGCGTCGCCGCGAAGACGGCGGCGGCGCAGGCGATGGCCGCGGTGCCGATGGTCCATGCGGCAGGCCGCATCGAGCGGCGGCGGAGAGATTTCATCTGCATCGGGTGGGTCCTCGGCGTGAATGGCACTGGGCCGTCGCAGAGGTAGACGCCGCAGCCGACGCGTTATTCCAGCGGGTTTGAAATATTTCGCGCAGCGCCCGGTGTCAGTGGGCGGCCTTCAGCCGCTCCAACTCTGCTTCTTCCTCCCGCAGCTTGCTCTCGCGCTGCGCGATCTTGTCGGCGCGGCCCTTGTGCTTCGCCTCCGCCAACTCACGCTGCCGCTCGGCCACCTTGCGCTCCTGGGCCTGAACGCGCTTGCGGTGCTCGGCCTGCAGCCGCTCCTCGCTGCAGTTGCGCTGGTTGGCGCGCATCGCGCGCTCCAGGCCACGCACCCGCTGCGCCTGGCCCTTGGCCTTGGCCGCATCGATGTCGCGCTCGATGGCCTCGCGCTTGGCATTGCAGCTTTCGCTGGTGATCGGCTGCGCGATCGCGCTCATGGAGAGGGTTGCGATGGCCGCGGCAAGAATCGACGGAAGAAGATGTCGCACGTGTTTTCCTTGTCCGCGGGTGAAGTCAGCCGGTGGGTTCACTGTAGCGAGCGTTCCTGGGGCCGGGGCTGCGGCCTTTCCCGCGCAAACCTTTCACTTCACTCCCGGTACTCGGGGCTGCGGCAAGACGCCGGCGCAGCCTCACTCGGTTCCTGCGCGCGAAGTGTGCGGCACCCTCAAGCGGCCACGAAGCGGCGCTCGCGCATCCACTTCGTCATGACCCATTTATCGCCCCGAGTCACGGGCGCGCTCGCGTGCAGGGAGCGCGTATCGACACGGCCGTAGCCATCGCAATACTCGAAGTAGCAGGCATTGCCACGGATCGGCGACACCGCCAGGCCGAGTTGCGGAAAGACGGTCTGGCCGCCTTCCGGCGGGTCGTTCAGGTAGGTCACCAGGGTGCTCACGCGCTGGCCGCTTCGCGCGATGGATTCGCGGTTGGCGGCGTTGGTGGGCGCCAGGTAGTCGTAGTGCGGCTCGCTGCCCGCGCCGGTGGGGTAGTACAGCAGCTGCAGCCCCTCGCCGTTTTCCAGCGGAAGGTTCATCAGCGCCGATAGCCGCCGATCGAGGCGGTCGATCAGGTCGTTCTCGCAGAGGCGAAAGAACATGCCCCAGCTCGCGCGCTTGTCGCTCACCACATCGCGGCCGCTCATCGGATCGACCAGCGTGGAAGGTTTCAGGCGCGGCCTCGCCATCTCGATGAGGGCCTTGCACTCGTCGGCATCCACAACGTTGCCGAGCGCGGCAAAGACCGGGTCTTCGCCGCGCGAGTGCACGACGATCTCGCGGTCGGCCGCAAGGATTCGAGTGCCCGGTGCGAGCCGCGCCACGGGCTTGGAGGGCGCCTCGTCCGGCAGTTCGATGGCGTCGGCCGGCATGGGCCCGCCCCGCTGGCGCGCGTCGAGGTAGGCCGCGACGATCGCTTGTGCGGCCCGCTCGTTCATGCCCTGCCCCCGCATCGTGGCCACCAGCGCCTGTGGCATCTGGCCGGCATTGAGGTTGTGCGTGAGCCAGCGGCCCAGGTCGGGCGAGAAACGGACGACGGTGCTCATGGCCGAATCAGACGGGCCCCGTCTGGGCGACCCAGCCCTTGTCGCCGCGTGTGAAGCCCTGGCGCAGTTGCAGCTTGCCGCCCGCGCCGCTGGCGATACGCGCGATCATCGGAAACACGCGCTGCGCGTCGGCGTCCTGCATCCACGGCGCCGTGTCGATCTGGTAGGTGTAGCTCACCACCGCCATCGGATGCTGCGCGTTGGAGGTGTCGACCTTGACATCGACGATCTGCTCGCGCTTGAGGTGCGCCACGCAGAAATCGTTGGCTTGTTGTTGTTCGGCGCCTTTCGCTGCGGACGCATGCGGCTTGTAGAACTTGCGGCCCGCGTCGGTCAGCTCGAAGCGCTTGACCGCGCCGTCCGGGTTCTCGATGCTTTTCGGCACGGCGACGATGGTGCTGTGCACCAGGCCCAGCTGCTCCATCACCGGAAACTGGATGGCATGGCGGGCACCGGAACCGGCCTCGGCTTCGGTCAGGTCGATCGGCCAGTCGACCATGGCCAGGCAGATGTCGCCGCGCTGGGCCAGGTAGTCGTCCAGCGGCGCCGCGAGGTTCTCGGCGGTGGGTGGGTTGGCATCGTGGCTGGTGCTGCAGGCGGCCAGCGCAGAGACCAGGGCGATGCCCGCCAGGGTCTTGGCGGGGTGGCTCAGGCGAATGGAACGGAAATTCATGCGGAGTCTTGTTGTTGATTGACGGATAGCGTGGCGGTCGTGGATTCGGTCAGTGCACATCGAGCTCGTCCGCGACCCAGCCGCGCTGCGTCAGATGGACGCCCAGGCGCATCTGCATCGTTCCCTCGCGCTGGATGGCGCGCGCCAGCAGCGGAAAGGCTTGCTGCACTTCGGGCGTTGCGGCCCAGGATTCGGGCGCGATGCGGTAGGTGAAGAGCAACGAGGTCGCGGTGCGGCCATCGCGCGTTTGCGGCGGGTCCCAGCCGATCAGGCGGTCCAGGCTCAGCGTGGCCGCGCAGAAGTCGGCCGGGTGCGTGATGTTCTCGGTCGTGGTGCGGATCACCACGGGCACCTGCAGGTAGTACTTGCGGCCCGCATCGGTCAGCGCGTATTCGCGGGCCGGCACGGCCGCTGCCGCGTCCTTGGGGGTGGTGACGACATCCTTGCCTGCCACCAGACCCAGCTTCTCGAGCACCGGCATCTGCTGCGCATCGGGCTCGTGCGACCCGGCCGCCACCGTGATCGGCCAGTCGTACTTGGCCAGGCACACATGCCCGCGCTGCGCGAGGTAGTCGTTCGTCGTCGCGGTGAAGTTCTCCTGGCTCGGAAGGCGCGCCTGTTCGTTGTCGCAGCCGGAGAGCGAGACCAGCAGCAAGAACAGGGACGCGGCGCCGCCGATGCGCCGGCGCACGGCGTTCGCATGGGTCTTCATTTCACGCACCTGCCGCTGGTCGATGACGCGGAGGAAGGCTGGTAGCCGTCGCTCAGCGTGCCCAGGAAGCAGACCAGGTCGGCGATCTGCTGCGGCGTCATGACCGGGGTGGAACCGGGCGCGCGCGGCTTCGTGCCGCTGGCAAGCGTCTTGTCGCCGCCCTCGCCGGTCCCCATCGGCAACTCCTCGTCGATGCTGCCTTGCTGCACCTGCGGCAGGTCGTTGAACTTGTCGACCGTTGCGCCGGGCACATGGGTGGGCTGCAGCGCCCAGAGCGGGTTGGCCTGCGGCGCACCGGTGCCGTCGTTCCTGGCCGGATACCAGTACTCCGGGTTGGTGTCCCGCGTGTTGTAGAAGTTGACGACCTGGTCCAGCGAGTGGAGCACGCCGTTGTGAAAGAAGGCGCCACGCGTCGCCACGTTGCGCAGCACCGGCACCTTGAACATGCCGCAGTACGGATGGGCCGTGTCTGGCGTGGCGGGCATGTAGTCGGTGCGGAAGGGGCCGCAGAGGCCCATGTCGAAATACTTCGGATCGTCGTTGGCCGGAATCGGGTCCGGGTTGTTCGGAATCGACCTGTCGTTGCGCGGCGCGCCCAGGGCCTGGTAGGTGAAGTCCGTCATCAGGCCGCTGTTGCCGTTGAAATTGGCGCCCGTGTAGTGGCAGCCCGAGCAATTGGTGACGCCGGTGCTGTGGAACAGGACCTCGCCGCGCCGCTCGGCCGGCGTCAGCACGCCGCCGATCTTGTTGAAGACATAGAGGTCGTACTTGCTGCTGTACGGATGAAAGCTGAGGTCCTCGGTCTCCAGTGCCTGGATCGCGGTGCCGAGGGCGTCGAACGCGGCATCGGTGTTGTCGAACACGTTGGCGCCGAAGGCCTGCTTGAACAGGCCGGCATAGGCGCCGTTCTGCACCGCCTTCACAACCGCTTCCTTCGAGCTGTTGTTCATCTCGACCGGGTTGAGCAGCGGCAGCGCGGCCTGTGCCGCCATCGTCGTCGCACGGCCGTCCCACATGAAGCCGCCACCGGGCGAATTGGAAGTCACGCCATCGGGGTTCGGCGCGTCTTCGCTGAAGGCCGGCGTCGATTCCTTGTAGCGCAGCGAGGGCACGGCGCGCGCGCCGGTCTGCTTGATGTCGGAGCCCAGTTGCACCGAGATGCTGTTCGGTGGACCGTAGGCGTATTGCGGATCGTGGCAGCTCGCGCACGACATGTTCTTGCCGCCCGAGAGGTTCTTGTCGAAGAAGGCCAGCTCCCCGACCTGGGCCTTGGCGCTCAGGACCGGCTTGCGCGGGCCGGCGGTGCTTGCCGCCACCGCCGTGCTCTTGCCATCGCAAGCCGTCAAAGCCAATAGCGCTACCGAGAGCGCCATGACGAGCGGGACCATCTTGTCCGTTGCCAGATTCATCAAAAGGAAAGTCGCTTCATGCTTGCGCCGCGGGGGTCCGCAAGCGAGACGCCTCGCGTCCCACCTGCGAACCCTCCGCGGCTTTTTCTGTCGTCTGTCTTCGGTTTACTTCGTTGCCCAGACGCTGCTCTGGCTTGCGTCAGCACCGACTTGCGGCGTGATCTGGCCTTGCACTTCCTTCGTGTCCGGGTTCTGCACGCCGACGATGTCGTTCGCGTACAGCTTCTGCTTGTAGTTGGCCGGAATCACGTAGGCATGGTTGATCGGCCGCACCGAGTCGAAGTGCGTGTCCGCGCTGTTCTGGTATTCCGGCAGCGCAAGGATGTTGGCCGTGATGAACGCTTCCGAGTACTTGGCGCGGTTCAGGTACGTCGCATCGACAGCCGGGTCGGCGACCTGGAACATGTCCTGCAACGTCCGCACGAACGAGAAGTGGCTGTAGGCGTCGCTGTCGGCAACCTTCTTCTTCGCCGTGCCCACGTCCTGCTGGTTGGTGAGAATGCCGAAGATCGAGTTGCCGTGGCCGAAGTTGCCGCCGGCGTAGTTGGCCGGCGGGGTGGTGGCGATGGCCTTGCCGCTTGCGTCCACGGTCACCGGTGCGGCGCCGGAATTCGGGCCGCCCGCGTTCCAGCCGCAGCAGGAGCCGTTGTTGCCGCCTTCGCCTTCGTCGAACATCACCACGATCGCCACGCGCTTGTGCGGGTTCTTCCACAGCGCCGAGTTCTGGATCGCCTTGACCGTCATGCCCAGGTAGATGTCGGCACGCTTGATGTTGGGGCCCTGGCCGTCGTTGCCGCCCTGGCAGCTCGTGTCGCTGCCGACGCCGTGCATGTCGTCGCACTGGTCGGGAACGATGAAGTTGATGTTGCCCACATCGCCCACAGCCAGGTCCTTGGTGAACTGGTCGTAGACCCAGCCGCTCGGAACCTGGTAGGCCCCGGTCTTGAGCCAGTCCGCTTCCTGGTACTGCGTTCCGAAGATGGTGCGGTTGGTGGCCACGAACTCGGGCAGGCTGCGTGCTTCCTGGAAGGCGATCGACGGGCCGTGCTTGACCTTGTACAGCCCGTTCACCACTGCGAAGTTGGGCGTGCCGACGAGGGCGGGAATGGCGGAGCCGTCCAGGTTGGTGACGCCCTTCAGGCGGCTCGTGTCGTACGTGGCGGCCACGTTGGTGTCAGCAATGCTGTCGGCGCGCACGTCCTGGCCGGGGTTCATCGACTCGCTGTAGGTGCGGATGGTGCGGCCCGTCTTGGACATCAGCGTGAACAGGTTGTCGCCGGGGACGTTGTGCACGGTGCCGCCGGTCGGCGTGTCGCTGCAGGTTGCTCCAGCGGTCCCGCTCCAGCCGGCGCGCGTGTTCGTCGGCGGGCGATCGCCCTGGGCGGGCAAGGGCTGGCCGTCGGAGGCCGTGCCGCCGGTGAATGCAGCGTCGGTGATCTTGTAGTCGCCAACAGCGCCGCAACCGAACCAGTTGTCGTCGTGAATGCCGAAGTCGTCGCCGCCGCCCAGCGCGGTGTAGTTCGGCTCGGACGGGTTGCCGGTCGAGTAGTACGTGCTCAGCTGGTTGTAGTTGTTCAGGATGTGATTGATGTTCACGGCCCGCGGGTTGCCGACGATCGCGTCGGTCGACTTGTTTTCTTCGATGATCACGAAGATGTTGTCGTAGGCCGGCACGCCTTCCACATTGAAGGCCGCCTGCTGCGCCTGTGCGAAGGTGATGGCCGCCTGCTTCTGCGTCGGCGCCGAGGGGGTGGCCTTGGTGCCGTCGGAGTTGGTGAGGGTCACGCCCGCGAGGCCGACAAGGCGGGGGTCGCCGCCCGCGACGGCCAGGTTGTCGGGGAACATGTCCTTGCGGTCGAGCTTGGCCGTCGCGTAGGTGTAGCGGTTGGTCAGCTCGTTGTCCTGGTACAGCGCGGCGTACTGGGTGGCGCCGCTCAGGGTGTTCACGTCCGCCAGCGGGTCGCTGAACTTGGCGTCGCCGAGGTTGAAGGCCGGGCCGTTCATGCGTGCGACGAGGTTGGCCTTTTCGGTCGCGTAGTTGCTGCCGTTGGCTTCCACCAGGCGCTGTGCTTCGCTCGACAGCGGGCTGATGACGATCTTGTCCGTGCCCTGGTCGGCGATCTGGGCGGCCGAGGCGCGCAGGATCAGGTGCTTGGCCACGGCAGCGCCGGTGGCGGTGTTGGTCGCGGAGGTGCCGATGTCGGCCACCAGTTGTCCGGTGGCACTGGTCGTCAGCGTGAACTTGCCGCTGGCATCGGTGACGGTCGAGGCTTCGCCGCTGTCGAGCACGCCATTGCCGTTGGCGTCGACGAAGACCGTGGCCTTCTGGTAGTAGCCGGGCTTGAGGGTCGGATTGCCGGTGGTGCTGCCCGGCAGGTAGCCGCTGGCGGCCACCACGCCGCTGACGGTCGCGCTGCTCGTGTTGTTCGGCGGAATGATCGGGAAGAAGTTGCTCCCTCCGTCGCTTCCGCCTCCGCAAGCGGCGACCACGCAGGCCGCAACCGTCGTCAATGACGAGAGCAAAACTCTTTTCTGGAAAATCATCATATATATGGGGCTGTTGGTTATCGATGGTTTTGACCGGCCTGCATGGGCATGCGGGCATCGTGCGTTTGAGTACGAAACGCCACATCGAGGAGAAATGTAGAAATAGCGGGTGACACCTATGTGTCAAAACGGCACATGGTCATTTGCTAATTCTTTGCTAATTCAATGAGGACAACTGCGATGCGCCAATTCGCAGCCACATTCGGACTGACGGCAAGCTGACCTTTGAATTAGGTGAAAATTAGGACGTCAGGATTTGACCGCAAGCAGGGGCGCCCGACGCGACTCTACAGAGGAAGAATGACGCTCCACCGCACTCGATTTCTTTATAAAAAAATCGACCTTTGAATTGCTGTCGATCATTCAAATTTGATCCGTGCAGTTCATTTCGTCGCGGTCGGCCCGACGACATGTGATCTGACTGAGACGCGGTCACTTCCATGTCGTCGGCATCGGAAATTACGCCTCACAGAGGTCATTGCGACAAGACCTTCTTTCATCGAATTCGATTAATTCGAATTCCGCTCAACAAAGGCAATTCCTCTTTGCGCGCATTTGCATTGCGTGAATGCCGACGGCCCCGGTGGAGCGACAGGCCGCAGCGCCGACCCGGCGCTCGCCGCACCCCTCGACAGCCGCCCCGCATCAGGGAATCTACGGATATATGATTCCCCGAATGGTCTTGATTGCGTGCATTTTTTGTATACAAATAACGCACTCGAAATGTGGCGCGATATTTGCGTCGAAAACGGGCTTCATCTCCCCAACACTTGCACGAGGAAAAGACCATGAGCACAGTCGTGAGCCACGCCCCCGCCGGGGCCAGCGAAGCCGGCATTGCGCCGCACGCGGAATCGAACGCCCTCATCAAGCCCGGCTACGACCCGCGCCTGACCAACGAGGACCTCGCCCCGCTCAAGAAACAGACCTGGGGCCAATACAACATCTTTGCGTTCTGGATGTCCGACGTGCACAGCGTGGGCGGCTACATCACGGCCGGCAGCCTGTTCGCGCTGGGGCTGTCGAGCTGGCAGGTGCTGGTGTCCCTGCTGGTGGGCATCGTGATCGTGCAGTTCTTCTGCAACCTCGTGGCCAAGCCCAGCCAGGTGACGGGCGTGCCCTACCCGGTGGTGTGCCGCGCGCCCTTCGGCGTGCTGGGCGCGAACATCCCGGCCATCATCCGCGGGCTGATCGCGGTGGCTTGGTACGGCGTGCAGACGTACCTTGCGTCGGCGGCCTTCATGGTTCTGGCGCTGCACATGTTCCCGAACCTTGCGCCGTATGCCGACGTGGCCACGCACGGCTTCGTGGGCCTCTCGACGCTGGGCTGGGTCGCGTTCATGGTCATGTGGGTGCTGCAGGCCTTCGTGTTCTGGCACGGCATGGAAGCGATCCGCAAGTTCATCGACTGGGCCGGCCCGGCGGTGTACGTGGTGATGGCCGTGCTGTGCGGGTGGCTGGTGTGGAAGGCAGGCTGGAGCAAGATCGACCTGAACCTGGGCGGCATCAAGTTCCAGGGCTGGGACGCGCTGCCGGTGATGCTCTCGGCCATTGCGCTGGTGGTGAGCTACTTCAGCGGCCCGATGCTCAACTTCGGCGACTTCTCGCGCTACGGCAAGAGCTTCGACGCAGTGAAGAAGGGCAACTTCTGGGGCCTGCCGGTGAACTTCGTCTTCTTCTCGCTGCTGACCGTGATCACCACGGCCGCCACGCTGCCCGTGTTCGGTGAATTGATCACCGATCCGGTGCACACCGTCGGCAAGATCGACAGCACCACCGCCGTCGTGCTGGGTGCGCTGACATTCATGATCGCCACCATCGGCATCAACATCGTGGCCAACTTCGTCTCGCCGGCCTTCGACTTCTCGAACGTGGCGCCGCAGCACATCAGCTGGCGCACGGGCGGCATGATCGCCGCAGTGGGCTCGGTGTTTCTCACGCCGTGGAACCTCTACAACAGCCCCGAGGTCATTCACTACACGCTGGACGTGCTGGGCTCGTTCATCGGGCCGCTGTTCGGCATCCTGATTGCCGACTACTACATCGTGCGCAAGCAACAGATCGACGTGGACGCGCTCTACACCATGAGCAAGCAGGGCAAGTACTGGTACAGCAACGGCTACAACCCGAAGGCGATCCAGGCGCTGGTGCCCTCCGCGCTCGTGCCCATCCTGTGCGTGATGGTGCCGGTGCTGCGCGGTGGCGCGAACTATGCGTGGTTCATCGGCATGGGCCTGGGCTTCGTGCTCTACGTGCTCCTGAACCGCAACAACAAGACTTGAAACACTGAAAGAGAAAGAAAGGGCCGCGCCGTGCGCATCAAGATCATCAATCCCAACACCACCTGGAGCATGACCGAGAAGATCGGCGCCTGCGCCCGCGCGGTGGCGCACGCCGGTACGGAAATCGTCGCGGTCAGCCCGGCCATGGGGCCGGTTTCCATCGAGAGCCACTACGACGAGGCGCTGGCCGTGCCCGGCCTGTTGCAGGAGATTGCAGCGGGCGAACGCGAGGGCATCGACGGCTACGTGATCGCCTGCTTCGGCGACCCGGGCCTGAAGGCCGCACGCGAACTCGCGCGCGGCCCGGTGGTCGGCATCGCCGAAGCAGCGATGCACCTGGCCAGCATGATCGGCAGCCGCTTCAGCGTGGTCACCACGCTGGGCCGCACGATGGGCCAGGCCTGGCACCTGGCCGAGATCTACGGCATGGAACGCTTCTGCGCCAACGTGCGCGCCTGCGAGTTGCCGGTGCTCGAACTGGAAGAACCCGGCTCGCAAGCGCGCGAACGCATCGTCGAAGAATGCCGGCGCGCGCTCGAAGAAGACGGCTCCGACTGCATCGTGCTCGGCTGCGCCGGCATGACCGACCTGTGCGAGCACATCAGCGACCTGCTGGGCGTGCCGGTGATCGACGGCGTGGCCGCGGGCACCAAGCTCATCGAATCGCTCGTCACGCTGAAGCTTCAGACCAGCAAGCGCGGCGAGCTCGCGCACCCTCTGCCCAAGACGATGAAGGGCGCGCTCGAAGGCTTCACGCTCCGCGGGTGATACGGGCCGGCGCGGGCGACGGCATCGAACGCTGAGCCACAATCTCCGCATGCCCCGCGCCAGCACCAAAACCATCGCCTCCCCCGCCCCGACCGACACCATCGCCACTCCGGCCGAGAACGGTGCAGCCGTTGGCAAGGGAAGCTCCATCGAGCGCATCGCCCAGGACATCGCCACCGCCATCGTCGAGAAGCGCCTGCCGCCCGGCACCTGGCTGCGCGAAGAGGCGCTGGGCCGGGTCTATTCGGTGAGCCGCACCAAGGTGCGCGCGGCGCTCCTGATGCTGTCGAAGGACAAGCTCATCGAGATGATTCCCGACAAAGGCGCCTTCGTTTCCCAGCCCACGGTGCAGGAAGCGCGCGAGGTGTTCGCGGTACGCCGCATCCTCGAAAGTGAAGTGGTGCGCCTCTTCATCGCGAATGCGCGGCCGCGCGACTACCAGGCGCTGGAGCAGCACATCAAGTTCGAGCGCGCGGCGTTGCGCCAGAGCCCCGCGATGGGCACGGTGCGCGAGAAGGTGCTGGGCGACTTCCACGTGGCACTGGCCGAGGCCACCGGCAACCACACGCTGACTGAACTGGTGCGCGAATTGGTGGCGCGCAGCTCGCTGATCGCGATGCTGTATCACTCGTCGAACGATCCGCACTGCTCGTCGGACGAGCACTCGGACTTCCTTCGCATCTGCCGCAAGGGCGATGTGGAAGGCGCCGTGGCCTGCATGACAGAGCACCTCGAACGCATCGAGGCCAGCCTCGAACTGGGCACCGACAAGCCCGACCGGCAACTCGACCTGGTCAAGGCGCTGCTCGCCTGAAGCCTGCGCGCCCGGCACGGCGCTTGCACTGCACGCAGACAGCGTGCGGGTTTTCCTGCATGCAGATTGCGGCATAAATTGTATACAGTTTCGCGTACACAATGCAGTCCAGCAGGAGATACACGATGACGGGCGATACCCTTTCCCCAGCAGTTCACCCCGTGGACCAGCGCCTGCCTTCGGGCAAGCTCGCGGCCCTCGGCCTGCAGCACGTGCTCGTGATGTATGCGGGTGCTGTCGCAGTGCCGCTCATCGTCGGCCGCGCGCTCAAGCTCTCGCCCGATGAAGTCGCGCTGCTGATCTCCGCCGACCTCTTTTGCTGCGGCATCGCCACGCTGATCCAGGCGCTGGGCGCCACGCAGTTCTTCGGCATCAAGCTGCCGGTGATGATGGGCGTGACCTTCGCATCGGTCGCGCCGATGGTGGCGATTGCCAATGCCAACCCCGGGCAGAACGGCGCGCAACTGCTCTTCGGCGCGATCATCGGCGCGGGCGTGGTGTCGATATTGATCGCGCCGCTCGTGAGCCGCATGCTGCGGTTCTTTCCGCCGGTGGTCACGGGCACGATCATCGCGGTCATCGGCATCAGCCTGATGCGCGTGGGCATCAACTGGATCTTCGGCAACCCCGTGGGCCCGACGGCACCCGCGCTGGTCGATCCGGTGTATGCCAAGTGGCTCGCCGAGGTGACCTCGCCGGGCAGCTCCATTCCCGCGGTGCCCAAGGGCTTCGCGATCATGCCCACGGTGCCCAACCCCAAGTACGCGGACCTCTCGGGCTTCGGCGTGGCCGCGCTGGTGCTCGTGTCGATTCTCTTGATCGTGAAGTACGCCAAGGGCTTCGTCGCCAACATCTCGGTGCTGCTGGGCATCGTGATCGGCGCGGTCGTCGCCTCGATCACCGGCCTCATGACCTACGAGAAAGTCGGCAAGGCCGCGTGGGTCGACATCGTGCTGCCCTTTCACTTCGGCATGCCGCAGTTCGACCCGATCCTGATCTTGACGATGACGCTGATCATGATCGTGGTGATGATCGAATCGACCGGCATGTTCCTCGCACTCGGCGAGATGACCGACCGCAGGATCACGCAGAAGGACCTCGCCAAGGGCCTGCGCACCGACGGCCTGGGCACGCTGATCGGCGGCATCTTCAACACCTTTCCGTACACCAGCTTCTCGCAGAACGTGGGGCTCGTGGCCGTCACCGGCATCAAGAGCCGCTACGTGTGCGTGGCGGGCGGCGTGATCCTGATCGTGCTGGGGCTGCTGCCGAAGATGGCCGCGCTGGTGGAGTCATTGCCCACCGTGGTGCTCGGCGGCGCGGGCCTCGTGATGTTCGGCATGGTGGCCGCCACCGGCATCCGCATTCTCTCGGGCGTGGACTTCAAGACGAATCGCCACAACGCGATGATCGTCGCGGTGTCGATCGGCGTCGGGATGATTCCGTTGATCGCACCCAACTTCAAGCAGTGGATGCCGCATGCGATCCACTCGCTGATCGAGTCGGGCATCCTGCTGGCGTCGATTGCGGCGGTGTTGTTGAACCTGTTCCTCAACGGCGCGAAGCACGACGAGCAGGCCGTGATCGCCGCGGCCAAGCACGCGGACGCGCACTAGCAGGAGATCAGATCAT
This region of Variovorax sp. RKNM96 genomic DNA includes:
- a CDS encoding aspartate/glutamate racemase family protein, with translation MRIKIINPNTTWSMTEKIGACARAVAHAGTEIVAVSPAMGPVSIESHYDEALAVPGLLQEIAAGEREGIDGYVIACFGDPGLKAARELARGPVVGIAEAAMHLASMIGSRFSVVTTLGRTMGQAWHLAEIYGMERFCANVRACELPVLELEEPGSQARERIVEECRRALEEDGSDCIVLGCAGMTDLCEHISDLLGVPVIDGVAAGTKLIESLVTLKLQTSKRGELAHPLPKTMKGALEGFTLRG
- a CDS encoding GntR family transcriptional regulator; the protein is MPRASTKTIASPAPTDTIATPAENGAAVGKGSSIERIAQDIATAIVEKRLPPGTWLREEALGRVYSVSRTKVRAALLMLSKDKLIEMIPDKGAFVSQPTVQEAREVFAVRRILESEVVRLFIANARPRDYQALEQHIKFERAALRQSPAMGTVREKVLGDFHVALAEATGNHTLTELVRELVARSSLIAMLYHSSNDPHCSSDEHSDFLRICRKGDVEGAVACMTEHLERIEASLELGTDKPDRQLDLVKALLA
- a CDS encoding nucleobase:cation symporter-2 family protein, whose protein sequence is MTGDTLSPAVHPVDQRLPSGKLAALGLQHVLVMYAGAVAVPLIVGRALKLSPDEVALLISADLFCCGIATLIQALGATQFFGIKLPVMMGVTFASVAPMVAIANANPGQNGAQLLFGAIIGAGVVSILIAPLVSRMLRFFPPVVTGTIIAVIGISLMRVGINWIFGNPVGPTAPALVDPVYAKWLAEVTSPGSSIPAVPKGFAIMPTVPNPKYADLSGFGVAALVLVSILLIVKYAKGFVANISVLLGIVIGAVVASITGLMTYEKVGKAAWVDIVLPFHFGMPQFDPILILTMTLIMIVVMIESTGMFLALGEMTDRRITQKDLAKGLRTDGLGTLIGGIFNTFPYTSFSQNVGLVAVTGIKSRYVCVAGGVILIVLGLLPKMAALVESLPTVVLGGAGLVMFGMVAATGIRILSGVDFKTNRHNAMIVAVSIGVGMIPLIAPNFKQWMPHAIHSLIESGILLASIAAVLLNLFLNGAKHDEQAVIAAAKHADAH